The Chitinophagales bacterium genome contains a region encoding:
- a CDS encoding transposase, which produces MYFVSFAVINWIDVFIRNEYKEILLGSLRYCQKHKELELYAWCLMTSHVHLIMGSRGNPMHNILRDFKSYTSTQLRATISQHQQESRKEWMLWMMERAGKKNPNNRDFQFWQQNNEPIELNTNALLNNTLHYTHYNPVESGFVSKPEDWIYSSARDYAGEKGPLDLILLDYYIS; this is translated from the coding sequence TTGTATTTCGTAAGCTTTGCTGTCATCAACTGGATTGATGTCTTTATTCGCAATGAGTATAAAGAAATTTTATTGGGTAGTTTACGGTATTGCCAGAAGCATAAAGAGTTGGAACTGTATGCCTGGTGCTTAATGACCAGCCATGTTCATTTGATCATGGGGAGCCGTGGAAATCCAATGCACAATATTCTGCGTGATTTTAAAAGTTATACCTCCACCCAATTGAGGGCAACGATTAGCCAGCATCAACAGGAAAGCCGAAAGGAATGGATGTTATGGATGATGGAAAGAGCCGGAAAGAAAAATCCGAATAACAGGGATTTTCAATTCTGGCAACAGAACAATGAACCGATAGAATTAAACACGAATGCGCTCTTAAATAATACGCTTCATTATACGCACTACAATCCTGTTGAATCCGGGTTTGTCAGTAAACCCGAAGATTGGATTTATAGCAGTGCAAGAGATTATGCCGGTGAAAAAGGACCGCTGGA